A window of the Fusarium fujikuroi IMI 58289 draft genome, chromosome FFUJ_chr09 genome harbors these coding sequences:
- a CDS encoding related to exostosin-like 3, translating to MLKPSNSSFMEKTLPLRNRVADKIEWVKLRTPKVVKSRAFRRAATITSAVFFALTFIIVLAKLTNAGFFIPKLVSHISRYPTCQSKGVNGTREIWEASQKKYENLMDDKFTIAMQTYRRPKELQETLNIILSEEVPSLLEIVVVWNDLENYPPDDYVSKHGVPVRFRKSKRNSLNEKLWPDPDYKTQAILLSDDDVYYHPNDLEFVFQTWRKFGRNRMVGALARCTPVDTFGYHKYTFCSSRWGEDEYNMVLTNLAFSHVSFLDYYSSNDTIMTQIREYVDEGFNCEDLAMNYVHGLLTGEGPLLINGHEKYVNFVPKVGISMKKGHMEARSACLNDFSKMFGCHPLVDESGYIQRGVLVM from the exons ATGTTGAAGCCTTcaaactcctccttcatGGAGAAGACTCTGCCCCTGAGGAACAGGGTGGCAGACAAGATTGAGTGGGTGAAACTTCGTACGCCAAAGGTTGTAAAATCGAGAGCATTTCGAAGAGCGGCGACTATTACATCTGCTGTGTTCTTTGCTCTCACATTTATTATCGTTTTGGCAAAGTTGACGAATGCGGGCTTCTTTATACCAAAACTTGTCAGCCATATCTCGAGATATCCTACATGTCAGAGCAAGGGGGTCAATGGAACGAGGGAAATCTGGGAAGCTTCACAGAAGAAGTACGAGAATCTGATGGATGATAAGTTTAC AATTGCTATGCAAACGTATCGTCGACCGAAGGAACTCCAAGAAAcgctcaacatcatcctgaGCGAGGAAGTCCCCTCGCTCCTCGAAATCGTCGTCGTCTGGAATGACCTCGAAAACTATCCCCCAGATGATTATGTTTCGAAACACGGGGTCCCCGTCCGATTCCGAAAGTCGAAGCGCAACAGCCTCAACGAAAAGCTCTGGCCAGATCCCGACTATAAGACACAGGCGATTCTGCTTTCAGACGATGATGTCTACTATCACCCAAACGATCTCGAGTTCGTCTTTCAGACATGGCGCAAGTTTGGCAGGAATCGGATGGTCGGTGCTCTCGCTCGATGCACGCCTGTCGATACGTTTGGATACCACAAGTACACGTTCTGCTCCAGCAGATGGGGAGAGGACGAGTACAACATGGTTCTGACCAATCTCGCTTTCTCACATGTGTCGTTCCTCGACTATTACTCCTCCAATGACACAATCATGACACAGATCAGGGAGTATGTCGATGAGGGCTTCAACTGCGAGGATCTTGCCATGAACTACGTCCACGGACTTCTCACTGGAGAAGGCCCTCTCCTAATTAATGGACATGAGAAATATGTCAACTTTGTTCCTAAAGTTGGGATCAGCATGAAGAAGGGCCATATGGAGGCCCGAAGTGCCTGTCTGAACGACTTTTCCAAGATGTTTGGATGTCACCCCTTGGTCGACGAGTCTGGATACATCCAACGTGGTGTACTGGTAATGTGA
- a CDS encoding related to exostosin-like 3, with amino-acid sequence MAMNPGEQTGVIISTAVVALLTGYAFGIYTIRGYLIPPSLFEERRRNIHDPVESDESDIDEDDTILDHAPNWANGADADKKQGLKNVEKEKEPVLKDNGEECKLVLVVRTDLGMTKGKIAAQCSHATLACYKALSRAPANSPLSKILKRWERLGQAKIAVQVKSQDEMLELRRKARSLGITAEVIQDAGRTQIEAGSMTVLGVGPAPRSLVDQVTGGLKLL; translated from the exons ATGGCGATGAACCCAGGTGAACAAACAGGAGTAATCATCTCCACGGCCGTCGTGGCCCTCCTCACCGGTTACGCTTTCGGTATCTATACCATCCGAGGCTACCTCATCCCACCCTCTCTGTTCGAGGAGCGCCGGCGCAACATACACGATCCTGTCGAGAGTGACGAAAGCGATatcgacgaagatgacaCTATTCTAGATCATGCTCCCAACTGGGCTAATGGCGCTGATGCCGATAAGAAGCAGGGTTTGAAGaatgttgagaaggagaaggagccTGTTCTGAAGGACAATGGCGAGGAGTGCAAGCTTGTTCTCGTTGTGCGAACAGATCTGGGCATGACAAAGG GCAAAATCGCTGCTCAATGCTCCCACGCTACCCTCGCATGCTACAAGGCCCTCTCCCGCGCCCCCGCCAACTCTCCCCTgtccaagatcctcaagcGCTGGGAACGTCTCGGCCAGGCCAAGATCGCCGTGCAAGTCAAGAGTCAGGACGAAATGCTCGAGCTTCGACGCAAGGCCCGGTCTCTCGGTATCACAGCTGAGGTTATCCAGGATGCTGGCCGAACACAAATTGAGGCGGGCAGCATGACAGTGCTGGGCGTTGGACCTGCGCCTAGAAGCCTCGTTGACCAGGTCACTGGTGGACTCAAGCTGCTGTAA
- a CDS encoding probable UTP7-U3 snoRNP protein, with protein MEVDTVDAPTSKVRDNGALAVQGARTELVPRQERERARRIREANKTYGRGKKVNIKAIKDKKLRSNMKRLEGKYQDAALKAKDAEILLENTSGFLEAEDELERTYKVRQDDITSDIAVGTAQKRFELKLDDLGPYHFDYSRNGRDLLLGGRKGHVATMDWREGKLGCELQLGETVRDIKWLHNNQYFAVAQKKYVYIYDHNGVELHTLRKHQEVSHMEFLPYHYLLATIGSVGFLKYQDTSTGQLVAEIPTRLGQPCSLKQNPWNAILHVGHQNGTVTLWSPNTQDPLVKLLAHRGPVRDLAIDREGRYMVSAGQDQKMAVWDLRMFREVNNYFTRQPASSLAISDTGLTAVGWGTQTTIWKGLFDKNAPVQEKVQSPYMAWGGEGKRIERVRWCPFEDVLGLGHDSGFSSIIVPGAGEANYDALEVNPFETAKQRQESEVKGLLNKLQPDMIALDPNYIGNLDLRSDKQRRAEKDLDTPATDIAEEIRKRARGKNGALKKYLRKQRKKNIIDDKRLQVDEIWKEQQAKKDKKQLEAEADLGPALARFTKKE; from the exons ATGGAGGTCGACACAGTTGATGCGCCCACTTCAAAGGTGCGCGACAATGGCGCACTCGCCGTTCAAGGCGCCAGAACAGAACTCGTTCCTCGTCAGGAGCGAGAACGTGCTCGTCGAATCCGAGAAGCAAACAAAACCTACGGTCGAGGGAAGAAGGtcaacatcaaggccatcaaggacaagaagcttcGAAGTAACATGAAGCGCCTTGAGGGCAAGTACCAGGATGCTGCGCTGAAAGCCAAAGACGCCGAGATTTTGCTCGAGAATACATCTGGCTTTCTCGAAGCTGAGGACGAGCTCGAACGAACATACAAAGTCCGACAAGACGATATTACTTCGGATATTGCTGTGGGGACTGCGCAAAAGCGATTTGAGCTCAAGCTGGACGATCTGGGACCATATCACTTCGATTACTCGAGGAATGGGCGGGACCTGTTGCTCGGTGGTCGAAAGGGTCATGTTGCGACGATGGACTGGCGAGAGGGTAAGCTTGGTTGCGAATTGCAGCTGGGCGAGACCGTGAGGGATATCAAGTGGCTACACAACAACCAGTACTTTGCTGTTGCGCAAAAGAAGTACGTTTACATCTACGATCACAATGGCGTGGAACTGCATACTTTGAGGAAACACCAGGAGGTGTCTCATATGGAGTTTCTGCCATACCACTACCTATTAGCAACAATT GGCTCTGTCGGTTTCCTTAAATACCAGGACACCTCAACAGGTCAACTAGTCGCCGAAATTCCCACCCGATTAGGCCAACCATGTTCCCTCAAGCAGAACCCCTGGAACGCTATTCTACATGTCGGTCACCAGAACGGAACAGTCACACTATGGTCGCCCAATACTCAAGATCCTCTTGTTAAATTGTTAGCGCACAGGGGACCCGTACGAGACTTGGCCATTGACCGTGAAGGTCGATACATGGTGTCAGCAGGTCAGGATCAGAAGATGGCAGTCTGGGATCTGAGAATGTTCCGAGAGGTCAACAACTACTTCACACGCcagcctgcttcttctctggctATTTCAGATACTGGATTGACAGCTGTTGGATGGGGTACTCAGACGACAATCTGGAAGGGTCTTTTCGACAAGAATGCCCCTGTTCAAGAAAAGGTCCAAAGTCCTTATATGGCCTGGGGTGGTGAGGGCAAGCGCATTGAGCGCGTGCGCTGGTGCCCCTTCGAAGATGTTCTCGGACTCGGCCACGATTCAGGAttttcttccatcatcgtccCTGGCGCTGGTGAAGCCAACTACGACGCACTGGAGGTCAACCCCTTCGAGACTGCCAAGCAACGACAGGAATCCGAAGTCAAGGGTCTGCTGAACAAGCTCCAGCCCGACATGATCGCCCTCGACCCCAACTACATCGGAAACTTGGATCTGCGATCCGACAAGCAGCGCCGCgcagagaaggatctcgATACACCAGCCACAGATATCGCGGAGGAGATCCGCAAGCGAGCAAGAGGCAAGAATGGCGCGCTCAAGAAGTATCTGCGCAAGCAGCgaaagaagaacatcatTGACGACAAGAGGTTGCAGGTGGACGAGATCTGGAAGGAGcagcaggccaagaaggacaagaagcagctcgagGCGGAAGCGGATCTGGGACCGGCGTTGGCGAGATTTACGAAAAAGGAGTAA
- a CDS encoding putative ribosome biogenesis protein TSR1, whose translation MPVAVAHSHRPTTKVTHKAFKSRAASKHELRDRAKGRVADEKGNRKTPHQQVMSKFDRRNQAKQARLNKHKEHVKETSVFAGKDGAPRHVAVIPLCAGTDLNAAIKQLNSSVDIEDNTESGNYRVTVDRFKQKLQYIPIERDLNACLDAARVADFVIVVLSANVEVDELGELILRSVESQGMSTLFTIVEGLDKVEPAKQRQSVLVSLRSFITHFQPEQEKLYSIENRQDCANLMRSLCSTTPKGIRWRDERSWILAEDVKFAYSESDSTVITGIVRGKGLKADRLIQVGDWGTFQIEKIEAAPLPKQIKKKGEEMTVDPEEAGKLLEEPSEDRDDLVELAPEEVMMDDADDAMATDATEKKGVLLDDHHYFSDEEAEARKIKKKVPKGTSNYQSAWYLEDVSDSESDMEDFEMKDEAGDEEARPEDGLEGYAPAPATEGAPSEYPQSEMMIEPNEEEDAKQLEQYRAGKRNEVEDDMEFPDEIELHPHVLARERLARYRGLKSLRTSTWQEDEDPAHEPEEWRRLLQVPNYQSSKSQATREALVGGVEPGTRVHIYIKGISPVMEKTYNPKKPLTLFSLLRHENKKTAVNYLFNLSSDFTKSIKAKEELIVQCGPRRMVIKPLFSQPGQTPNDVHKYCRFLHPGQSAIATFMGPLTWGAVPVLFFKRTTAEEVEKDENEDGPHIGLSLIGTGTALPPSTSRVIAKRIILTGHPYHIHKKIVTIRYMFFNREDVEWFKALPLWTKRGRSGFVKEPLGTHGYFKATFDGRINPQDSIGVSLYKRVWPRNAAPVEGPLLEIEPSAVQADGDMMMDDQA comes from the exons ATGCCTGTCGCTGTGGCTCATTCTCATAGGCCAACCACAAAGGTTACACACAAGGCCTTCAAGTCACGGGCTGCTTCTAAGCATGAGTTGAGGGACCGCGCAAAGG GCCGAGTTGCCGACGAAAAGGGAAACAGAAAGACTCCCCATCAACAAGTCATGTCTAAATTCGACCGACGAAACCAGGCCAAGCAGGCCCGATTGAATAAGCACAAGGAACATGTTAAGGAAACCTCTGTCTTTGCTGGAAAGGATGGCGCTCCTCGACATGTTGCCGTCATCCCTCTTTGCGCTGGAACCGATCTTAACGCTGCAATCAAGCAACTGAACAGCAGTGTCGACATCGAGGACAACACCGAGAGTGGCAACTACCGAGTCACAGTCGATCGATTCAAGCAAAAATTACAATACATCCCTATCGAGCGAGACCTGAACGCCTGTCTCGACGCTGCCCGTGTTGCCGATTTCGTCATTGTCGTTCTGTCCGCCAACGTTGAGGTCGATGAACTTGGAGAGTTGATCTTGCGAAGTGTTGAGAGCCAGGGCATGTCCACCCTCTTCACCATCGTTGAAGGTCTCGACAAGGTTGAGCCCGCGAAGCAGCGACAAAGTGTTCTAGTCTCCCTCAGGTCTTTCATCACACATTTCCAGCCTGAGCAAGAGAAGCTTTATAGCATCGAGAACCGACAAGATTGTGCCAACCTCATGCGATCACTGTGCAGCACAACACCAAAGGGCATCCGATGGAGAGACGAGAGGAGTTGGATACTTGCGGAGGATGTCAAGTTCGCCTACTCCGAGTCCGATTCAACAGTTATCACCGGTATTGTCCGAGGCAAGGGCCTCAAGGCCGACCGTCTTATTCAGGTTGGCGACTGGGGAACTTTCCAGATCGAGAAGATTGAGGCTGCCCCTCTGCCCaagcagatcaagaagaagggagaggAGATGACCGTTGACCCCGAAGAGGCtggcaagcttctggagGAGCCTTCTGAGGATCGTGATGACTTGGTGGAGCTGGCTCCTGAGGAGGTCATGATGGACGACGCTGATGACGCTATGGCAACTGATGCcaccgagaagaagggtgtTCTTCTGGATGATCACCATTATTTCTCAgatgaggaggctgaggcaagaaagatcaagaagaaggtccCCAAGGGTACATCCAACTACCAGTCAGCTTGGTATCTGGAGGATGTTTCGGACTCAGAGTCCGATATGGAGGACtttgagatgaaggatgaggcCGGCGATGAGGAGGCCCGCCCTGAggatggtcttgagggttATGCCCCTGCACCCGCCACTGAGGGCGCTCCCTCAGAATATCCTCAATCAGAGATGATGATTGAGCcaaatgaggaggaggatgctaAGCAACTTGAGCAATATCGAGCCGGAAAGCGAAATGAGGTTGAGGACGATATGGAGTTTCCCGATGAGATTGAGCTGCACCCTCACGTTTTGGCCCGAGAACGTCTGGCCAGATATCGTGGTCTGAAGAGTCTGCGAACCAGCACCTGgcaggaggatgaggatccCGCACACGAGCCTGAGGAGTGGAGACGTCTTCTCCAAGTTCCAAACTATCAATCCTCAAAATCTCAAGCCACAAGAGAGGCTCTGgtcggtggtgttgagccTGGTACCCGTGTTCACATTTACATCAAGGGCATCTCCCCTGTTATGGAGAAGACCTACAATCCTAAGAAGCCACTCAccctcttttctcttctacgacatgagaacaagaagacggCTGTCAACtacctcttcaacctcagctCCGACTTCACCAAGTCTATCAAGGCTAAGGAGGAGCTTATTGTCCAGTGCGGACCTCGCCGAATGGTTATCaagcctctcttctctcagccTGGACAAACACCGAACGACGTTCACAAGTACTGCCGGTTCCTCCACCCCGGTCAGTCAGCTATTGCGACCTTCATGGGTCCTCTAACATGGGGTGCTGTGCCTGTTCTGTTCTTCAAGCGAACCACAGCtgaggaagttgagaagGACGAGAACGAGGATGGCCCTCACATTGGTCTTTCGCTCATCGGTACAGGAACCGCTCTACCACCATCCACATCTCGCGTCATCGCCAAGCGCATCATCCTCACTGGCCATCCTTACCACATTCACAAGAAGATCGTCACTATCCGATACATGTTCTTCAACCGAGAAGATGTCGAGTGGTTCAAGGCTCTGCCTCTATGGACCAAGCGTGGCCGTAGTGGTTTCGTCAAGGAACCTCTTGGTACACATGGTTACTTCAAGGCAACATTCGACGGACGTATCAATCCTCAAGACTCCATCGGCGTCAGTCTTTACAAGCGAGTGTGGCCACGAAATGCTGCTCCTGTGGAGGGACCGTTATTGGAGATCGAGCCGAGCGCAGTGCAAGCTGATGGCGatatgatgatggatgacCAGGCATAG
- a CDS encoding probable Ni-binding urease accessory protein (UreG), with product MSHSHDGHSHSHDGGFNAVEHGHSHEILDGPGSFLGREMPIVEGREWSERAFTIGIGGPVGSGKTALMLALSLALRKEYSLAAVTNDIFTREDAEFLTRNKALPPPRIRAIETGGCPHAAVREDISQNLAALEDLHREFDTDILLIESGGDNLAANYSRELADFIIYVIDVSGGDKIPRKGGPGITQSDLLVVNKTDLAEIVGADLGVMERDARKIREGGPTVFAQVKKDVGVDHIIRLIKSAWKASGAEEERRSKGGPRPTEGLEQLE from the exons ATGTCACACTCTCACGACGGTCACTCTCACTCCCATGATGGAGGCTTCAATGCTGTGGAGCATGGCCACTCCCATGAGATCCTTGATGGCCCTGGAAGCTTTCTGGGTCGCGAGATGCCCATCGTAGAAGGACGAGAATGGTCCGAGAGAGCTTTCACTATTGGCATTGGAGG TCCCGTCGGTTCCGGAAAGACTGCCCTCATGCTCGCCCTCTCCCTTGCTCTCCGAAAGGAATACTCTCTCGCTGCTGTGACCAACGACATCTTCACCCGTGAAGACGCAGAGTTCCTTACCCGAAACAAAGCTCTCCCACCTCCTCGCATCCGTGCCATTGAGACCGGTGGTTGCCCACATGCTGCCGTCCGTGAAGATATCTCCCAGAACCTCGCTGCATTGGAGGACCTGCACCGCGAGTTCGACACTGATATTCTTCTTATTGAATCAGGAGGCGACAACCTCGCTGCAAACTACAGTCGTGAACTTGCCGATTTCATTATCTACGTTATCGATGTTAGCGGCGGCGACAAGATTCCTCGGAAGGGTGGTCCTGGTATTACGCAGAGTGACCTTTTGGTTGTGAACAAGACCGATCTGGCTGAGATTGTTGGTGCAGACCTTGGTGTTATGGAGAGAGATGCTCGAAAGATCCGAGAAGGTGGGCCAACGGTCTTTGCGCAGGTGAAGAAGGACGTTGGCGTCGATCACATTATCAGACTGATCAAGAGCGCATGGAAGGCCAGTGGtgcagaggaagagagacgAAGCAAGGGAGGTCCCAGACCAACAGAGGGTCTGGAGCAGCTGGAGTAG